A section of the Bombus fervidus isolate BK054 chromosome 9, iyBomFerv1, whole genome shotgun sequence genome encodes:
- the Remo gene encoding remoulade isoform X5, with the protein MRAILLFLILIQTRGETIQTCPKYCTCKLGAQAEWLRIKCSNELQNIRDINLDSVSVELVQLDLSKNDIYAIEANIFKNLTNLKRLNLSQNDITFIGENSFDGLGNLERLDLSKNQISTIDAHTFSKLPNLKRLDLSGNNISVVKPSLFHNLLALERLKLNENKLTSLMEGTFYGLKSLKQLDLSNNPWRCDCELYWFSNWIHNSSIKLNPAPKCVSPVNIKGEFVKKLKYSENIQCQWLAPTIELRPVHNQVVFAGDSITLKCRAPSITEDRNARLSWLWYPNTTSETVDLNTFLDPQKSLSNIKVDNRYLADSGIVDSSLSIVPVKEEHNGQWNCLLVSVNGNRTKAISVIVISEETRYCPLAVTKNNKGIYTWPKTIVGWRAELPCEGNHLSGLMQMPLKASYQCNITGYWENLNTELCPYISHITKSLEQFSKVNLSLTRISLLESAKKFKNYTGNTIKITDPIEVDFITQTIENYLNFVTEEKELGSILIDVISTLINVPKNILKKAEISFKSCTRLIKAVEKIIQFTPSIQFYKKNMALEEFRVKRDSFTGLICTWYSNNNPEIRFLQCTTNNRTSPINIKDRIIEASIHLPASLLQYSQEVTAHQLMISVYSNSRLFPKIINNDNMDIPSCVIGSKLYGMSIQNLTEPVYIMLKAPLYYYAGKKLLPVVWDETLNKSGGWTSDGCYLRNVLNNLIVFHCNRLGYYGLLQDTSTFDYNGNSISGAKFRYSNPAIYIGSIATVTCLVIMSVTYIICYTSIAMPKKAKHCVINTWFAMALLSFFYSIGIYQTENIPICQGVGLILHYLSLCCLLWMAVFASNMYKKLSKSDLEDIPDNELQDPPIPKPLLGLYLVGWGIAMIICGISGAINLREYAGYSYCFLTTAPALVALFVPAGFLIVYLSIFHLLIKCSIQNVDMNTQLSEGTQATENMDLELLEPNTNLSVGRNSARSAQTVLSDIDDSEHSQITQLKGQIIILILYLISWITAAAAITKPLSAYISFDETIFATLYSLFSSSLGIFILFFYGIARNDVRSQWLKMGCWFQKRKNQCCRTRSISDANPVIATQSLVHNLVPPMSNSQATQVTSDSNSIGSSRYTNRSQTYNAFKVTDIITSQEVSPVGRKMTNVNLVVLHRQQYRSDNSVTTYIEPTCVEMFYNPHQSGVARKFFRKQRRHTKNNNLGPRKQGDGGAMSDAGSCISVPRSTTKLDSNIDQTILSSSAKIAVVVSQRKEMFQCDLLLVKKVFLEM; encoded by the exons ATGAGAGCTATTTTATtgttcttaattttaattcaaacaaGAGGAGAAACAATCCAGACATGTCCAAAATATTGCACATGTAAACTTGGTGCACAAGCAGAATGGCTACGTATTAAATGTAGTAATGAATTGCAGAACATTAGGGATATCAATCTTGATAGTGTGAGCGTGGAATTAGTTCAATT AGATTTGAGCAAGAATGATATTTATGCTATTGAAGCtaatatatttaagaatttgACAAATTTGAAACGTTTGAACTTATCGCAAAATGATATAACTTTTATTGGTGAAAATTCTTTTGATGGTCTTGGAAATTTAGAGAGATt gGATTTAagtaaaaatcaaatttcaacTATAGATGCTCATACGTTTAGCAAGTTGCCAAATTTGAAAAGGCT tGATTTGTCTGGCAACAACATAAGTGTGGTGAAACCatcattatttcataatttactGGCTTTAGAGCGCTT gaaattaaacgaaaataaattaacaagtTTAATGGAAGGTACTTTTTATGGTCTGAAATCTTTAAAACAGTT agATTTATCTAACAATCCATGGAGATGTGACTGTGAATTATACTGGTTTAGTAATTGGATTCATAACAGttctattaaattaaa TCCTGCCCCAAAATGTGTATCACCTGTAAATATCAAAGGTGAATTTGTGAAAAAATTGAAGTATTcagaaaatattcaatgtcAGTGGTTAGCTCCCACAATTGAACTTCGGCCAGTTCATAATCAAGTAGTATTTGCTGGAGATTCTATAACTTTAAAATGCAGAGCACCTAGTATAACAGAAGACAGAAATGCAAGACTAAGTTGGTTGTGGTATCCTAATACTACTTCTGAAACTGTAgatttaaatacatttctaGATCCACAAAAAAGTTTATCTAATATTAAAGTGGATAACAGATATCTTGCAGATAGTGGCATTGTGGACAg ttcTCTTAGTATTGTTCCTGTTAAAGAAGAACACAATGGCCAATGGAACTGTTTGTTAGTTTCTGTAAATGGTAATAGAACAAAAGCAATCAGTGTAATAGTTATCTCTGAAGAAACTCGTTACTGTCCTCTAGcag taactaaaaataataaaggtaTTTATACATGGCCAAAAACTATAGTAGGATGGAGGGCAGAATTACCATGCGAAGGCAACCACTTATCAGGTTTAATGCAAATGCCTTTAAAAGCTTCTTATCAATGTAATATTACGGGATATTGGGAGAATTTAAACACAGAATTATGTCCTTACATATCACATATAACAAAAAGTTtagaacaattttctaaaGTTAATCTTTCACTTACAAGGATCAGTTTATTAGAAAGTgcgaagaaattcaaaaattatacAGGAAATACCATAAAAATAACCGATCCTATTGAAGTTGATTTCATAACTCAAACTATAgaaaattacttaaattttGTAACTGAAGAAAAAGAACTTGGTTCTATATTAATTGATGTCATTAGTACTCTGATTAATGTaccaaagaatattttaaaaaaggctgaaatttcctttaaatctTGCACACGACTAATAAAAGCTGTAGAAAAGATTATACAGTTTACTCCATCTATACAATTTTACAAGAAAAACATGGCACTAGAAGAATTCAGAGTGAAACGTGATAGTTTTACAGGATTAATATGTACATGGTATTCCAATAATAATCCAGAAATACGATTTTTACAATGTACAACAAACAATAGAACATCCCcgattaatataaaagatagaaTAATTGAAGCATCAATACATCTACCTGCatctttattacaatattcacAAGAAGTTACTGCTCATCAATTAATGATTTCTGTATATAGCAATAGTAGATTGTTtcctaaaataattaacaatgatAATATGGATATTCCATCATGTGTTATTGGAAGCAAGTTAT ATGGAATGtcaatacaaaatttaactgAGCCTGTATACATTATGTTAAAGGCACCTTTGTACTACTACGCcggaaaaaaattattacccGTAGTTTGGGatgaaacattaaataaatcaGGAGGCTGGACAAGTGATGGTTGCTATTTAAGAAATGTATTAAACAACTTAATAGTATTTCATTGTAATAGATTGGGATATTATGGCCTTTTACAAGATACTTCTACATTTGATTACAATGGTAACAG CATAAGCGGCGCCAAATTTAGGTATTCAAATCCAGCAATATATATTGGAAGTATTGCAACAGTAACATGTTTAGTTATTATGTCTGTTACATACATTATCTGTTACACATCAATTGCTATGCCTAAAAAAGCAAAACATTGTGTTATTAATACTTGGTTTGCTATGgcattattatcatttttttatagtattggTATTTACCAAACAGAAAACATACCAATTTGTCAAGGTGTTGGTCTTATTCTGCATTACTTGTCTTTATGTTGTTTATTATGGATGGCAGTATTTGCAAG caatatgtataaaaaattatctaaATCAGATCTCGAAGATATTCCAGATAATGAACTTCAAGATCCACCAATACCGAAACCATTATTAGGACTGTATCTAGTTGGCTGGGGTATAGCTATGATCATTTGTGGTATATCTGGCGCAATAAATTTACGAGAATACGCTGGATATTCATATTGTTTTCTCACAACTGCTCCTGCTcttgttgcattgtttgttCCAGCTGGATTtctaattgtatatttatctatttttcatttactcATTAAATGTTCAATTCAAAATGTTGATATGAATACTCAGTTGTCTGAAGGTACACAAGCAACGGAAAATATGGATTTAGAATTATTGGAACCAAATACAAATCTTTCTGTAGGCAGGAATAGTGCACGCAGTGCACAGACTGTTTTATCCGATATTGACGATTCAGAACATTCTCAAATAACTCAACTGAAGggtcaaattattattttaattttatatttaatatcatggATTACTGCAGCAGCAGCTATAACAAAGCCATTAAGTGCATATATTTCGTTTGATGAAACTATATTTGCTACTTTATATTCCCTTTTTTCTAGTTCACTTGGAATTTTCATCCTCTTTTTTTATGGGATTGCACGAAATGATGTTAGGTCACAATGGTTAAAAATGGGTTGCTGGTTtcaaaaacgaaagaatcaATGTTGTCGAACAAGAAGTATCTCTGATGCAAATCCTGTAATAGCAACGCAATCATTAGTACATAATTTGGTACCTCCAATGTCTAATTCTCAGGCTACTCAAGTTACATCTGATTCGAATTCCATTGGTTCATCCAGATACACCAATAGGTCGCAAACTTATAATGCGTTTAAAGTTACAGATATTATAACCAGTCAAGAAGTTTCACCTGTTGGTAGAAAAATGACCAATGTGAACTTAGTTGTATTACATCGACAGCAATACAGATCTGATAATTCTGTAACAACATATATTGAACCAACTTGTGttgaaatgttttataatcCTCATCAAAGTGGAGttgcaagaaaattttttagaaaacaaCGTCGTcacacaaaaaataataatcttgGTCCTCGAAAACAAGGTGATGGCGGTGCTATGAGTGATGCTGGTAGTTGCATTTCTGTACCACGATCTACTACAAAATTAGATAGTAATATAGACCAAACCATCTTAAGTAGCAGTGCAAAA ATAGCGGTGGTAGTATCTCAGAGGAAAGAAATGTTCCAGTGCGATTTGTTATTGGTCAAGAAGGTCTTTTTGGAAATGTAA
- the Remo gene encoding remoulade isoform X1, translating into MRAILLFLILIQTRGETIQTCPKYCTCKLGAQAEWLRIKCSNELQNIRDINLDSVSVELVQLDLSKNDIYAIEANIFKNLTNLKRLNLSQNDITFIGENSFDGLGNLERLDLSKNQISTIDAHTFSKLPNLKRLDLSGNNISVVKPSLFHNLLALERLKLNENKLTSLMEGTFYGLKSLKQLDLSNNPWRCDCELYWFSNWIHNSSIKLNPAPKCVSPVNIKGEFVKKLKYSENIQCQWLAPTIELRPVHNQVVFAGDSITLKCRAPSITEDRNARLSWLWYPNTTSETVDLNTFLDPQKSLSNIKVDNRYLADSGIVDSSLSIVPVKEEHNGQWNCLLVSVNGNRTKAISVIVISEETRYCPLAVTKNNKGIYTWPKTIVGWRAELPCEGNHLSGLMQMPLKASYQCNITGYWENLNTELCPYISHITKSLEQFSKVNLSLTRISLLESAKKFKNYTGNTIKITDPIEVDFITQTIENYLNFVTEEKELGSILIDVISTLINVPKNILKKAEISFKSCTRLIKAVEKIIQFTPSIQFYKKNMALEEFRVKRDSFTGLICTWYSNNNPEIRFLQCTTNNRTSPINIKDRIIEASIHLPASLLQYSQEVTAHQLMISVYSNSRLFPKIINNDNMDIPSCVIGSKLYGMSIQNLTEPVYIMLKAPLYYYAGKKLLPVVWDETLNKSGGWTSDGCYLRNVLNNLIVFHCNRLGYYGLLQDTSTFDYNGNSISGAKFRYSNPAIYIGSIATVTCLVIMSVTYIICYTSIAMPKKAKHCVINTWFAMALLSFFYSIGIYQTENIPICQGVGLILHYLSLCCLLWMAVFASNMYKKLSKSDLEDIPDNELQDPPIPKPLLGLYLVGWGIAMIICGISGAINLREYAGYSYCFLTTAPALVALFVPAGFLIVYLSIFHLLIKCSIQNVDMNTQLSEGTQATENMDLELLEPNTNLSVGRNSARSAQTVLSDIDDSEHSQITQLKGQIIILILYLISWITAAAAITKPLSAYISFDETIFATLYSLFSSSLGIFILFFYGIARNDVRSQWLKMGCWFQKRKNQCCRTRSISDANPVIATQSLVHNLVPPMSNSQATQVTSDSNSIGSSRYTNRSQTYNAFKVTDIITSQEVSPVGRKMTNVNLVVLHRQQYRSDNSVTTYIEPTCVEMFYNPHQSGVARKFFRKQRRHTKNNNLGPRKQGDGGAMSDAGSCISVPRSTTKLDSNIDQTILSSSAKVNNTNIHVELNPINDIKNVNILSDSGGSISEERNVPVRFVIGQEGLFGNVRKVNNNCRLHDSLNTVSNSARNNYQKVELLSITLHDSDMDIKTDEEKHLQSVSQQCSLEYSSEIESITQMTSEKSDHNLPEVYETVDTIMDPKWLKKDCQSMNEFHGVEERRSNATSKWLTHSNSMHCLPIETVKPLRNNFCNSLNDITSLTSLKKCEYLKSFTGLQNITNSNLCDKSRLSQKSFSKLESPFPKVNSEVKDNLHKLMQTTYITSTRNTECASNVCTDELRSKQKLISSMIDMTSLMHNSCNIVKNLDSNNEVESLNRQQNIQNIETSKTHLNNPNTYPQIVKKETSV; encoded by the exons ATGAGAGCTATTTTATtgttcttaattttaattcaaacaaGAGGAGAAACAATCCAGACATGTCCAAAATATTGCACATGTAAACTTGGTGCACAAGCAGAATGGCTACGTATTAAATGTAGTAATGAATTGCAGAACATTAGGGATATCAATCTTGATAGTGTGAGCGTGGAATTAGTTCAATT AGATTTGAGCAAGAATGATATTTATGCTATTGAAGCtaatatatttaagaatttgACAAATTTGAAACGTTTGAACTTATCGCAAAATGATATAACTTTTATTGGTGAAAATTCTTTTGATGGTCTTGGAAATTTAGAGAGATt gGATTTAagtaaaaatcaaatttcaacTATAGATGCTCATACGTTTAGCAAGTTGCCAAATTTGAAAAGGCT tGATTTGTCTGGCAACAACATAAGTGTGGTGAAACCatcattatttcataatttactGGCTTTAGAGCGCTT gaaattaaacgaaaataaattaacaagtTTAATGGAAGGTACTTTTTATGGTCTGAAATCTTTAAAACAGTT agATTTATCTAACAATCCATGGAGATGTGACTGTGAATTATACTGGTTTAGTAATTGGATTCATAACAGttctattaaattaaa TCCTGCCCCAAAATGTGTATCACCTGTAAATATCAAAGGTGAATTTGTGAAAAAATTGAAGTATTcagaaaatattcaatgtcAGTGGTTAGCTCCCACAATTGAACTTCGGCCAGTTCATAATCAAGTAGTATTTGCTGGAGATTCTATAACTTTAAAATGCAGAGCACCTAGTATAACAGAAGACAGAAATGCAAGACTAAGTTGGTTGTGGTATCCTAATACTACTTCTGAAACTGTAgatttaaatacatttctaGATCCACAAAAAAGTTTATCTAATATTAAAGTGGATAACAGATATCTTGCAGATAGTGGCATTGTGGACAg ttcTCTTAGTATTGTTCCTGTTAAAGAAGAACACAATGGCCAATGGAACTGTTTGTTAGTTTCTGTAAATGGTAATAGAACAAAAGCAATCAGTGTAATAGTTATCTCTGAAGAAACTCGTTACTGTCCTCTAGcag taactaaaaataataaaggtaTTTATACATGGCCAAAAACTATAGTAGGATGGAGGGCAGAATTACCATGCGAAGGCAACCACTTATCAGGTTTAATGCAAATGCCTTTAAAAGCTTCTTATCAATGTAATATTACGGGATATTGGGAGAATTTAAACACAGAATTATGTCCTTACATATCACATATAACAAAAAGTTtagaacaattttctaaaGTTAATCTTTCACTTACAAGGATCAGTTTATTAGAAAGTgcgaagaaattcaaaaattatacAGGAAATACCATAAAAATAACCGATCCTATTGAAGTTGATTTCATAACTCAAACTATAgaaaattacttaaattttGTAACTGAAGAAAAAGAACTTGGTTCTATATTAATTGATGTCATTAGTACTCTGATTAATGTaccaaagaatattttaaaaaaggctgaaatttcctttaaatctTGCACACGACTAATAAAAGCTGTAGAAAAGATTATACAGTTTACTCCATCTATACAATTTTACAAGAAAAACATGGCACTAGAAGAATTCAGAGTGAAACGTGATAGTTTTACAGGATTAATATGTACATGGTATTCCAATAATAATCCAGAAATACGATTTTTACAATGTACAACAAACAATAGAACATCCCcgattaatataaaagatagaaTAATTGAAGCATCAATACATCTACCTGCatctttattacaatattcacAAGAAGTTACTGCTCATCAATTAATGATTTCTGTATATAGCAATAGTAGATTGTTtcctaaaataattaacaatgatAATATGGATATTCCATCATGTGTTATTGGAAGCAAGTTAT ATGGAATGtcaatacaaaatttaactgAGCCTGTATACATTATGTTAAAGGCACCTTTGTACTACTACGCcggaaaaaaattattacccGTAGTTTGGGatgaaacattaaataaatcaGGAGGCTGGACAAGTGATGGTTGCTATTTAAGAAATGTATTAAACAACTTAATAGTATTTCATTGTAATAGATTGGGATATTATGGCCTTTTACAAGATACTTCTACATTTGATTACAATGGTAACAG CATAAGCGGCGCCAAATTTAGGTATTCAAATCCAGCAATATATATTGGAAGTATTGCAACAGTAACATGTTTAGTTATTATGTCTGTTACATACATTATCTGTTACACATCAATTGCTATGCCTAAAAAAGCAAAACATTGTGTTATTAATACTTGGTTTGCTATGgcattattatcatttttttatagtattggTATTTACCAAACAGAAAACATACCAATTTGTCAAGGTGTTGGTCTTATTCTGCATTACTTGTCTTTATGTTGTTTATTATGGATGGCAGTATTTGCAAG caatatgtataaaaaattatctaaATCAGATCTCGAAGATATTCCAGATAATGAACTTCAAGATCCACCAATACCGAAACCATTATTAGGACTGTATCTAGTTGGCTGGGGTATAGCTATGATCATTTGTGGTATATCTGGCGCAATAAATTTACGAGAATACGCTGGATATTCATATTGTTTTCTCACAACTGCTCCTGCTcttgttgcattgtttgttCCAGCTGGATTtctaattgtatatttatctatttttcatttactcATTAAATGTTCAATTCAAAATGTTGATATGAATACTCAGTTGTCTGAAGGTACACAAGCAACGGAAAATATGGATTTAGAATTATTGGAACCAAATACAAATCTTTCTGTAGGCAGGAATAGTGCACGCAGTGCACAGACTGTTTTATCCGATATTGACGATTCAGAACATTCTCAAATAACTCAACTGAAGggtcaaattattattttaattttatatttaatatcatggATTACTGCAGCAGCAGCTATAACAAAGCCATTAAGTGCATATATTTCGTTTGATGAAACTATATTTGCTACTTTATATTCCCTTTTTTCTAGTTCACTTGGAATTTTCATCCTCTTTTTTTATGGGATTGCACGAAATGATGTTAGGTCACAATGGTTAAAAATGGGTTGCTGGTTtcaaaaacgaaagaatcaATGTTGTCGAACAAGAAGTATCTCTGATGCAAATCCTGTAATAGCAACGCAATCATTAGTACATAATTTGGTACCTCCAATGTCTAATTCTCAGGCTACTCAAGTTACATCTGATTCGAATTCCATTGGTTCATCCAGATACACCAATAGGTCGCAAACTTATAATGCGTTTAAAGTTACAGATATTATAACCAGTCAAGAAGTTTCACCTGTTGGTAGAAAAATGACCAATGTGAACTTAGTTGTATTACATCGACAGCAATACAGATCTGATAATTCTGTAACAACATATATTGAACCAACTTGTGttgaaatgttttataatcCTCATCAAAGTGGAGttgcaagaaaattttttagaaaacaaCGTCGTcacacaaaaaataataatcttgGTCCTCGAAAACAAGGTGATGGCGGTGCTATGAGTGATGCTGGTAGTTGCATTTCTGTACCACGATCTACTACAAAATTAGATAGTAATATAGACCAAACCATCTTAAGTAGCAGTGCAAAAGTAAATAATACGAATATCCATGTTGAGTTAAATCcaataaatgatattaaaaacgTTAATATACTCTCAGATAGCGGTGGTAGTATCTCAGAGGAAAGAAATGTTCCAGTGCGATTTGTTATTGGTCAAGAAGGTCTTTTTGGAAATGTAAGAAAAGTTAATAATAACTGTAGATTACACGATTCTTTAAACACAGTATCAAACTCTGCGAGGAATAATTACCAAAAAGTAGAATTACTGAGTATAACTTTACATGACTCAGACATGGACATCAAAACTGATGAAGAAAAACATCTGCAAAGTGTTTCACAACAATGTAGTTTAGAATATAGCTCAGAAATAGAATCTATTACTCAGATGACTAGTGAAAAAAGCGACCATAATTTACCAGAAGTTTATGAAACTGTAGATACCATTATGGACCCAAAATGGTTAAAAAAAGACTGTCAAAGTATGAATGAATTTCATGGAGTAGAAGAACGGCGGTCTAATGCCACTTCAAAATGGTTAACTCATTCTAATAGTATGCACTGTCTTCCAATAGAGACTGTGAAACcgttaagaaataatttttgtaattcatTAAATGACATCACATCTCTCACCagtttaaaaaaatgtgaaTATCTGAAATCATTTACAGGCTTACAAAACattacaaattcaaatttatgtGATAAAAGTCGCCTATCTCAAAAATCATTTAGCAAATTAGAATCACCTTTCCCTAAAGTAAATAGTGAAGTTAAagataatttacataaattaatgCAGACTACATATATTACTTCTACAAGAAATACTGAATGTGCCTCTAATGTGTGCACTGATGAATTGAGatctaaacaaaaattaatcagtTCTATGATTGATATGACATCACTTATGCACAATTCttgtaatattgtaaaaaatttagatTCAAACAATGAAGTAGAGAGTTTAAACAGACaacaaaatatacagaatattgAAACTAGTAAAACACACTTAAATAATCCAAATACTTATCCAcaaatagtaaaaaaagaaacaagtgtTTAA